The following coding sequences lie in one Methylosinus sp. H3A genomic window:
- a CDS encoding LLM class flavin-dependent oxidoreductase encodes MTHERQLHLNVNVLRSGSHQGSWRASDGRPIGYIDPQFFADVARVAERGLLDAVFFADGLAIGANAETAPGYCLDPITVVAHMAASTSRIGFIATCSTTFTHPYTVARAFASLDHLTRGRIGLNLVTTMYEGVAQNFGLKDLPEPEDRYARAFEFAEVVTALWDSWEDAALIADRSTGRFADATKIHPIGHRGRFFDVVGPLQVPRSPQGRPLLVQAGGSELGRELAARHADAVFSVAQLLGEAQAYYADLKERTKRAGRDPDSIAILPGLSPIIGSTESEAKARKRELDELAGIEDDEAARDQLAARLGVEPGDLRLDEPVPEIVLAKAEGWHRSVGFAQATLSLLRDRSLTVRDIVQMGGGHRRVVGTPEQVADAIEHWFVEGAADGFNIMSDVYPSGLETFVDHVVPVLQKRGLFRREYESTTLRGHYGLSRPENIFEHRGVLDLSL; translated from the coding sequence TTGACGCATGAACGCCAACTCCATCTGAATGTGAATGTTCTTCGCTCGGGCAGTCATCAAGGATCCTGGCGCGCAAGCGACGGCAGGCCGATTGGATATATCGACCCGCAATTTTTCGCCGATGTGGCGCGCGTCGCAGAACGCGGACTACTAGATGCGGTCTTCTTTGCCGACGGATTGGCGATCGGCGCCAATGCAGAAACCGCCCCGGGATATTGTCTCGATCCGATTACGGTCGTGGCGCACATGGCCGCGTCGACGAGCAGGATCGGATTTATCGCGACTTGCTCCACGACATTCACCCATCCTTACACGGTCGCACGAGCCTTCGCGTCGCTCGATCATCTTACGCGAGGGCGGATCGGTCTGAATCTCGTCACCACTATGTATGAAGGGGTCGCTCAGAATTTCGGGTTGAAAGATCTACCGGAGCCGGAGGACCGATACGCGCGCGCTTTCGAATTCGCGGAGGTCGTCACTGCCCTGTGGGACAGCTGGGAAGACGCGGCGCTGATTGCAGACCGCTCCACGGGTCGGTTCGCCGACGCCACAAAAATCCATCCGATCGGCCACAGGGGTCGGTTCTTCGACGTCGTAGGGCCCTTGCAGGTGCCGCGCTCGCCTCAAGGACGGCCGCTTCTGGTTCAGGCGGGTGGGTCAGAGCTGGGGCGTGAACTGGCCGCTCGTCATGCAGACGCCGTCTTCAGCGTCGCTCAGCTCCTCGGCGAAGCGCAGGCATACTACGCCGATCTGAAAGAACGAACGAAGCGCGCCGGGCGTGACCCTGACAGCATAGCAATCCTGCCCGGCCTGTCTCCGATCATCGGCTCGACAGAGAGCGAAGCAAAAGCGAGAAAGCGGGAATTGGACGAACTCGCAGGCATAGAGGACGACGAAGCAGCGCGCGACCAGCTCGCAGCGAGGCTGGGCGTGGAACCTGGTGATCTGCGGCTGGACGAGCCGGTCCCGGAGATCGTTCTGGCCAAAGCAGAAGGTTGGCACAGATCTGTCGGCTTCGCTCAGGCGACGCTCTCCTTGCTCCGAGACCGAAGCCTCACGGTGAGAGATATCGTTCAAATGGGCGGCGGCCACAGACGTGTCGTCGGCACTCCCGAACAGGTGGCCGACGCAATCGAACATTGGTTCGTCGAAGGGGCCGCGGACGGATTCAACATCATGTCCGACGTCTATCCGAGCGGGCTGGAAACATTCGTAGATCATGTCGTGCCCGTCCTCCAGAAGAGGGGGCTATTTCGCCGTGAATATGAGTCGACGACGCTTCGTGGCCATTACGGCCTAAGTAGGCCCGAGAACATATTCGAGCATCGCGGGGTTTTGGACCTGTCTCTTTGA
- a CDS encoding NAD(P)H-dependent oxidoreductase, which translates to MSTFRLVVVTGNTHRPSKSQALAAAIVEAAQLGPAVSTEIYDIVDAGPGLGGSLRRDDLPWEAARIVDAIEHADGLVVAVPIYKASYPGLFKHLFDFVDPSALERKPVALAATGGGFRHALAVEHQLRPLFGFFSAHSLPTGVFVSDANYRDGKIVDEDVIKRIGALAGELTDAIERRGAVSTVSTLTPSA; encoded by the coding sequence GTGTCCACCTTTCGCCTGGTTGTCGTTACCGGAAACACCCATCGACCCTCCAAATCTCAGGCGCTGGCTGCGGCGATTGTCGAAGCCGCGCAACTCGGCCCCGCTGTCTCGACTGAAATCTACGATATCGTCGATGCTGGCCCGGGTCTCGGCGGCTCGTTGCGGCGAGATGACTTGCCGTGGGAGGCCGCACGCATCGTCGATGCCATCGAACACGCGGATGGTCTCGTCGTAGCCGTTCCGATTTACAAGGCATCGTATCCCGGCCTCTTCAAGCATCTTTTCGACTTCGTCGATCCTTCGGCTCTGGAGCGAAAGCCGGTGGCGCTGGCCGCCACGGGTGGCGGGTTTAGGCATGCTCTGGCAGTCGAGCATCAATTGCGGCCTTTGTTCGGATTCTTCTCCGCACATTCCTTGCCGACCGGCGTATTTGTCAGCGACGCGAATTATCGCGACGGAAAGATCGTCGATGAAGATGTAATCAAGCGTATCGGCGCATTGGCCGGTGAGCTGACCGATGCGATCGAACGGCGAGGCGCGGTGTCGACTGTATCAACGCTCACGCCCAGCGCGTGA
- a CDS encoding LLM class flavin-dependent oxidoreductase, with product MVDRQLHINVNLLGSGSHQAAWRTAEKARFSSLDIEHYRRVAQIAERGRLDAVFFADQVSISPDPSSGPGWGVLDPVVLASALAAVTTHIGFVATVTSTFSHPYNVARTFSSLDHVTRGRAGLNVVTTMAPNAASNFGSSELPNHDIRYARAAEFIDVLIALWDSWEDSALIGDITTGTFADRGRIHAINHDGPYFSVEGPLQLPRSPQGRPVLFQAGGSAQGRDLAARYADAVFSVSQTLEDARAYYADLKGRVRDAGRNPDSIAILPGLTTIIGSTEEEAFARKKELDAISGASSEVRALDFLARRLGVEPETLDLDSPVPPELLEKAKTTNGSIGFAEAALAVLRDRSLTVREVLQKGGAGHRRVVGTPEQIADTIEAWFKGGAADGFNLMADVYPSGLETFVDEVVPILQKRDLFRRDYEEPILRSHYGLPRPTARRSEYRPEADKVV from the coding sequence GTGGTCGATCGTCAGCTACACATCAACGTAAACCTTCTGGGCTCCGGGTCACACCAAGCCGCTTGGCGAACTGCCGAAAAGGCTCGCTTCTCGTCTCTCGACATCGAGCACTATCGCCGAGTGGCGCAGATCGCCGAGAGGGGTCGCTTGGATGCGGTGTTTTTCGCCGATCAGGTGTCAATTTCTCCAGACCCGAGTTCAGGACCCGGGTGGGGTGTTTTGGACCCGGTGGTTCTCGCTTCGGCTCTCGCGGCAGTCACGACTCACATCGGCTTCGTCGCGACCGTTACGTCCACCTTCAGCCATCCCTATAACGTCGCACGAACGTTCTCTTCGCTCGATCATGTAACGCGGGGCCGCGCCGGATTGAATGTCGTCACGACCATGGCGCCGAACGCCGCGTCGAATTTCGGTTCGAGCGAATTGCCGAACCACGACATCCGTTATGCCCGCGCCGCAGAATTCATCGACGTTCTCATCGCACTTTGGGACAGCTGGGAGGACAGCGCGCTCATCGGCGACATAACAACCGGAACATTCGCAGATCGAGGCCGTATTCACGCGATTAATCATGACGGGCCGTATTTTTCTGTCGAGGGTCCGCTACAATTGCCCCGATCGCCACAAGGGCGTCCTGTGCTCTTTCAGGCCGGGGGATCGGCCCAAGGTCGAGACCTAGCGGCCCGTTACGCAGACGCCGTGTTCAGCGTATCGCAGACCCTGGAGGACGCCCGCGCTTATTACGCCGATCTCAAAGGACGCGTGCGCGACGCCGGACGCAATCCCGATTCGATCGCTATTCTGCCTGGATTGACCACGATCATCGGAAGCACCGAGGAAGAGGCCTTCGCTCGCAAAAAGGAGCTCGACGCCATCTCGGGCGCGTCCAGTGAGGTGCGCGCGCTTGATTTTCTCGCGCGGCGGCTAGGGGTGGAGCCCGAGACCCTCGATCTCGATAGTCCAGTGCCGCCTGAGCTCTTGGAAAAAGCCAAGACGACCAATGGCTCGATCGGATTTGCCGAGGCGGCCTTGGCCGTTCTTCGCGATCGGTCGCTCACCGTCCGGGAAGTCCTCCAGAAAGGCGGCGCGGGTCATCGCCGTGTCGTGGGAACCCCCGAGCAAATCGCCGATACGATTGAAGCTTGGTTCAAGGGTGGCGCAGCCGACGGCTTCAACCTCATGGCGGACGTCTACCCATCCGGCCTCGAAACGTTTGTCGATGAAGTCGTGCCGATCCTGCAGAAGCGCGACCTGTTTCGACGCGACTATGAAGAGCCGATCTTGCGCAGCCATTACGGATTGCCGAGACCTACGGCAAGAAGATCCGAATATCGGCCAGAGGCGGACAAAGTCGTTTGA
- a CDS encoding acyl-CoA dehydrogenase family protein, whose product MKNGVDPQLGSKTEPDWGGLPQIVATFAAKAAGHDRTGAFAFDNYEQLHRLGFLALPIAREFGGLGGSLRDCLRFLGAVAEGDASTALVLSMYFNLHGAQARTRSWPTALYSRIARDSIEQLSLINALNYEPELGSPVRGTGVLGTVAREVSGGWRVSGRKRYATGSVGLRWFTITARTEQNVRGNWFIEADAPGLTIIENWDHLGLRSTASNDLILDDVFVPKDHIVGLMDKDPGERRGPGRSWSVVTWNAIYLGIAKAARNFLVDYVSRRAPGSLGHPLAELPIFEIASGALNC is encoded by the coding sequence GTGAAAAATGGCGTGGACCCTCAACTTGGCTCCAAAACCGAGCCCGACTGGGGTGGACTGCCGCAAATTGTCGCGACTTTTGCTGCGAAAGCTGCGGGACATGACCGAACTGGGGCATTCGCCTTCGACAATTATGAGCAGCTGCATCGACTTGGCTTTCTCGCGCTTCCTATAGCGCGTGAGTTCGGCGGCCTCGGGGGCAGTCTGAGAGACTGCCTTCGGTTCCTGGGGGCCGTGGCGGAGGGCGACGCTTCCACCGCTCTTGTCCTCTCCATGTACTTCAATCTCCACGGCGCTCAGGCCCGCACGAGATCTTGGCCTACGGCTCTCTATTCCCGAATTGCGAGAGACTCCATCGAACAACTCTCGCTGATAAACGCATTGAACTACGAACCCGAGCTCGGCTCGCCCGTGCGCGGCACCGGAGTGTTGGGGACTGTCGCGCGCGAAGTTTCGGGTGGTTGGCGTGTATCCGGCCGAAAGCGCTACGCGACAGGTTCTGTCGGCCTGCGATGGTTTACCATCACCGCGCGCACGGAACAGAATGTGAGAGGCAATTGGTTTATCGAGGCCGACGCGCCCGGACTTACCATCATCGAAAACTGGGACCATCTCGGACTACGCTCGACCGCGAGTAACGATCTCATTCTCGACGACGTCTTCGTGCCCAAAGATCATATAGTCGGTCTCATGGACAAGGACCCAGGGGAACGTCGTGGCCCTGGACGAAGCTGGTCTGTCGTTACCTGGAACGCGATCTACCTCGGCATCGCGAAAGCTGCGCGCAATTTCCTCGTGGACTACGTTAGTCGACGCGCGCCAGGCAGCCTGGGCCATCCGCTCGCCGAGCTACCCATATTCGAGATAGCGTCGGGCGCATTGAATTGCTGA
- a CDS encoding acyl-CoA dehydrogenase family protein yields the protein MLIRAAERLNLSIADDFESGSNPDLDASMTKHFVRAYAKEAVEIAVSAIGNAGLSKEFPLERHFRDVQFGPNHPPATDVIRKLAADAAFHQRRVAENQTLTVVRDNAKTNL from the coding sequence TTGCTGATCCGCGCAGCGGAGCGTCTCAACCTGTCGATCGCCGACGATTTCGAGAGTGGGTCGAACCCGGATCTCGACGCATCGATGACGAAGCATTTCGTGCGAGCCTACGCGAAGGAAGCGGTCGAGATCGCTGTAAGCGCTATAGGAAATGCCGGTCTCAGCAAGGAGTTTCCACTAGAGCGACATTTCCGCGACGTCCAATTCGGTCCCAATCATCCTCCCGCAACGGACGTCATTCGCAAACTCGCAGCCGACGCCGCCTTTCACCAGCGGCGGGTCGCCGAGAACCAAACGCTCACTGTCGTTCGAGACAACGCAAAGACTAATCTGTAA
- a CDS encoding ABC transporter ATP-binding protein, translating to MATITSLLASVFNVAIPRLLGRSVDAAHALTTGNSVESEETVQFLAALAGLLLAAATLRGLFQMISGYLSEFIAHAYGRDLRIAYFDKLQRMGFDFHDRIHSGDLITRGMLDLEGVRGFVENAMQRFIALVLLASIGALLLFSRDTPMALVTLSFVPLLGWRAGRMGLTLRGAWTRLQERLAILTRVMEENLEGVRVVRAFSSQRFEIAKFDTAGNDALAVANERIVTRAIGMSTINAGYYFAMVAVLWFGSQRVAAGYISIGELTEFLTFMTILQMPVRQVGMIMNSSARAISSGKRLYEILDMELPFEARKGTHDLIVTVGQLRFENVSFSYDVAAPNSLEGISFEVKRGQTLGIVGPSGGGKSTIAHLIPRFYDVSGGRITIDGHDIRDVTLESLRRAVSVVQQDVFLFDDSVASNVAYPDPDAGADDLVRAAATAQIHDYVTELAGGYRTRIGERGVGLSGGQRQRLSIARGIIEEPSIVIYDDASSAVDAATEHHLRRTLREAGHSTTTIIISHRLASLMHADEIIVLDRGHIVERGRHEELSRAGGLYSTLFLAQWGAREEVATNSDEWIHA from the coding sequence TTGGCGACGATCACGAGTCTGCTGGCCTCGGTCTTCAACGTAGCGATACCGCGTCTCCTAGGCCGGTCCGTCGACGCCGCACACGCACTGACGACCGGAAATAGCGTCGAATCGGAAGAAACCGTCCAGTTCCTAGCAGCCCTCGCCGGCCTCCTCCTCGCCGCCGCGACTCTGCGAGGCCTCTTTCAGATGATTTCGGGATACCTGAGCGAATTCATCGCGCATGCTTACGGTCGCGATCTGCGTATCGCCTATTTCGACAAGTTGCAAAGGATGGGATTCGACTTTCACGACCGCATTCACTCGGGCGACCTAATCACCCGCGGAATGCTCGATCTGGAAGGCGTGCGCGGGTTCGTCGAAAACGCGATGCAGCGCTTTATCGCGCTTGTTTTGCTCGCGAGTATCGGCGCGCTGCTCCTGTTCAGTCGTGACACCCCTATGGCGCTCGTGACGCTGAGCTTCGTGCCGCTGCTCGGATGGCGCGCGGGTAGAATGGGCCTGACACTTCGTGGCGCCTGGACGCGCCTTCAAGAGCGTCTTGCCATCCTGACGCGCGTCATGGAAGAAAATCTCGAAGGCGTACGCGTCGTGCGCGCTTTTTCCTCGCAGCGCTTCGAAATCGCCAAGTTCGATACTGCTGGAAATGACGCGTTGGCGGTGGCCAACGAACGAATCGTCACTCGTGCTATCGGCATGTCGACGATAAATGCCGGATATTACTTCGCGATGGTGGCCGTTCTTTGGTTCGGCTCACAGCGTGTGGCGGCCGGCTATATCTCAATCGGCGAGTTGACGGAGTTCCTCACCTTCATGACGATTCTGCAAATGCCTGTGCGTCAGGTAGGAATGATCATGAACTCGTCCGCGCGAGCCATTTCGTCTGGCAAACGCTTGTACGAAATCCTCGACATGGAGCTGCCGTTCGAGGCTCGGAAAGGAACGCATGATCTCATCGTGACCGTTGGACAACTACGATTCGAGAACGTCAGTTTTTCATACGATGTCGCCGCGCCGAACTCCTTGGAGGGCATATCCTTCGAGGTTAAGCGAGGCCAAACGCTCGGTATCGTCGGACCTTCGGGGGGAGGGAAGTCGACGATCGCTCATCTCATACCTCGGTTCTATGATGTATCGGGGGGCAGAATCACGATCGATGGCCACGACATTCGTGATGTGACGCTGGAATCTCTCCGTCGCGCCGTAAGCGTCGTTCAGCAGGACGTCTTTCTCTTCGATGATAGCGTCGCGAGCAATGTCGCCTATCCGGACCCCGACGCAGGAGCGGATGATCTCGTCCGCGCCGCGGCAACCGCGCAGATTCATGATTATGTCACAGAACTTGCGGGCGGATATCGGACGCGGATCGGCGAGCGCGGTGTCGGGCTGTCTGGAGGCCAGCGACAGAGGCTCTCGATCGCACGAGGGATTATCGAAGAACCATCGATCGTAATCTATGACGACGCTAGCTCAGCCGTGGATGCTGCGACGGAGCACCACCTTCGTCGGACGCTGCGGGAGGCCGGGCATTCGACAACGACAATCATCATCTCACATCGCCTCGCGTCGCTGATGCACGCCGACGAGATAATCGTCCTCGACAGGGGCCATATCGTCGAGCGCGGCCGACATGAGGAGCTCAGTCGAGCCGGAGGCTTGTATTCGACGCTATTTCTCGCGCAATGGGGAGCACGCGAAGAAGTAGCGACGAACAGCGACGAGTGGATCCACGCATGA
- a CDS encoding ABC transporter ATP-binding protein, with amino-acid sequence MSFADLGGRAAGGGNFHGAPGTQAEVGEEIFVTVDPRTFRRIWTFVEPYRLDLLAAVLAVIAFVGTQVCIPYAIRLSVESIIGTPGSSRLELVLFGFTLLIAANGFTSFLQEVTAARLAQRAIFDMRRAMFVHLQRVSLSFMDRTHVGRIMSRLQGDVNALQEFFETSIAATGDLVLLFGIVGVLLAMEWRLALMTFAVIPALACIRAVWLPYAKAVFSRARDTSSIVNGALAENISGVRVVQGCRREEINLADFVLKAEHNFEAHAQSSIASQMMVPTVDILMGVATATVIIVGGNFIGAGRIDIGVMVAFIFYVQRFFDPIRTVSMQYTMMQRATAAGQRIFEVLDAPVSMIDRPDAQPLRGDRLPIVFENVSFGYHPGKEVLHGIDFAVNANETVALVGPTGSGKTSIASLVHRFYDVWDGRVLVGGVDVRELTQQSLGESIAIVLQEPFLFTGTILDNIRYSSTWATRDEVIAAAKAVRADEFIEALPNGYDTQLEQRGQNLSVGQRQLLSFARALCADPKILILDEATASIDSLVEAEIQRALRVLLAGRTSIIIAHRLATVRDAHRIIVLRDGRIVEQGPHRELLRTGGLYASLYRRNISSFDENG; translated from the coding sequence ATGAGCTTCGCGGATCTCGGAGGGCGCGCCGCCGGCGGCGGAAATTTTCACGGCGCGCCGGGAACACAAGCCGAAGTCGGCGAAGAGATATTCGTCACGGTCGATCCGAGAACATTTCGTCGGATATGGACTTTCGTCGAACCTTACCGACTCGATCTCTTGGCTGCGGTTCTGGCTGTCATCGCTTTCGTTGGCACCCAGGTCTGCATCCCCTATGCCATCCGCCTCTCGGTCGAAAGCATAATCGGGACCCCAGGGAGTTCGCGCCTCGAACTCGTCTTGTTCGGATTCACGCTCCTGATCGCGGCAAATGGATTCACGAGCTTCTTGCAGGAGGTCACAGCTGCTCGACTTGCCCAACGTGCGATCTTCGACATGCGTCGCGCGATGTTCGTCCATCTACAGCGGGTATCGCTCTCCTTTATGGATCGAACACACGTCGGACGCATCATGTCGAGACTGCAGGGCGACGTGAATGCGTTGCAAGAGTTCTTCGAAACTTCAATTGCCGCGACGGGTGACCTCGTCCTGCTTTTTGGAATCGTCGGTGTGTTGCTCGCGATGGAATGGCGGCTGGCCCTCATGACATTCGCTGTCATTCCGGCGCTAGCCTGCATTCGCGCGGTATGGTTGCCTTACGCCAAGGCAGTGTTCAGCCGAGCACGTGACACATCGTCGATCGTCAATGGCGCGCTTGCCGAAAATATTTCGGGTGTGAGGGTCGTGCAGGGCTGCCGTCGCGAAGAGATAAATCTCGCAGACTTTGTGCTTAAGGCGGAACATAATTTCGAGGCGCACGCGCAGTCGTCGATCGCGTCCCAAATGATGGTGCCGACCGTCGATATATTGATGGGCGTAGCCACCGCCACTGTCATTATCGTTGGCGGCAATTTCATTGGCGCAGGCCGGATCGACATCGGTGTGATGGTTGCCTTCATCTTCTATGTTCAGCGGTTTTTCGATCCAATTCGAACCGTTTCAATGCAATACACGATGATGCAGCGCGCCACTGCCGCCGGGCAGCGAATCTTCGAAGTTCTCGACGCACCAGTCTCGATGATCGATAGGCCTGACGCCCAGCCGCTCCGCGGTGATAGACTGCCGATCGTATTCGAGAATGTCAGCTTCGGTTACCACCCTGGGAAGGAAGTGCTTCACGGGATCGACTTCGCCGTGAACGCGAATGAGACCGTGGCGCTCGTCGGGCCCACCGGATCTGGAAAGACGAGCATCGCCTCACTCGTTCATCGCTTCTATGACGTGTGGGACGGACGGGTTCTGGTCGGTGGCGTAGATGTCCGTGAGCTTACACAGCAGTCTCTTGGTGAGAGCATCGCGATTGTCCTGCAGGAACCTTTTCTATTCACGGGGACAATTCTCGACAACATTCGGTATTCGAGCACATGGGCCACTCGCGACGAGGTAATCGCCGCGGCGAAGGCCGTTCGTGCAGACGAATTTATCGAGGCTTTACCGAATGGATACGACACGCAACTCGAACAGCGGGGACAAAATCTTTCGGTCGGTCAGCGACAGCTCCTGAGCTTCGCGCGCGCACTTTGCGCGGATCCGAAGATTCTGATCCTCGACGAAGCGACCGCCAGCATCGATAGTCTCGTCGAGGCGGAGATCCAACGGGCTTTGCGAGTTCTGCTCGCAGGCCGCACGAGCATCATTATCGCTCATCGGCTAGCTACGGTTCGGGACGCCCATAGGATCATCGTGCTTCGTGACGGGAGGATCGTGGAGCAAGGACCGCATAGAGAGCTGCTTCGAACGGGCGGTCTCTATGCATCTCTCTACCGGCGCAACATCTCGTCGTTCGACGAGAACGGGTAA
- a CDS encoding outer membrane protein — protein MRRFVLTVVSVVAANAARAADLPSTKALPEEPRAVFTWKGFYIGAHAGVAWAHDESANILYGNPSIASSSFDATGVIGGLHLGYNWQVGNWVLGLEGDVDATGLEGTVASRPGTTYFSSTSRSPVQGSIRGRIGYAFDHLLLYATGGGIWTGILTSYRELPIGDSFSRTRESWTVGGGVEYALNNNWSVRGEYRFADFGRYYDGPAKAPLYQQSHHWDENQVKFGVTWKYTQGGTQPLFTR, from the coding sequence ATGCGTCGCTTTGTTCTAACTGTCGTCAGCGTTGTCGCGGCAAATGCCGCCAGAGCCGCGGATTTGCCTTCTACGAAGGCGTTGCCGGAAGAGCCGAGGGCGGTCTTCACATGGAAAGGCTTCTACATCGGGGCGCACGCCGGCGTCGCTTGGGCTCATGATGAGAGCGCTAATATCCTATACGGAAACCCGAGTATCGCATCCTCCAGCTTCGACGCCACCGGGGTAATCGGAGGGCTCCATCTGGGTTACAACTGGCAGGTCGGCAATTGGGTCCTCGGCCTCGAAGGAGACGTGGATGCGACTGGCCTAGAGGGGACCGTCGCCTCGCGACCCGGCACGACCTATTTCTCGTCGACATCGCGTTCGCCCGTGCAAGGCTCGATCCGCGGTCGCATCGGCTATGCGTTCGATCACCTTCTCCTCTACGCGACCGGCGGCGGCATATGGACGGGCATTCTAACCAGCTATCGTGAGCTGCCGATCGGCGACAGCTTCTCGCGAACGAGAGAGAGCTGGACGGTCGGCGGCGGCGTCGAATATGCGCTCAACAATAATTGGTCGGTGCGCGGCGAATATCGCTTCGCCGACTTCGGGCGATATTACGATGGCCCCGCGAAGGCTCCCTTGTATCAGCAGAGCCACCATTGGGACGAGAACCAGGTTAAATTCGGCGTCACCTGGAAATACACTCAGGGCGGCACACAGCCGTTGTTCACTCGTTGA
- a CDS encoding ABC transporter permease, with amino-acid sequence MFLSIWELAPRLGVINRDFLPPLSEVLWQGYLFAADGKLLPHITVSLGRAVGGFALGVVIAVPLGVLLGWYSGFERYVNPLLQFLRQFNSISLLPVFILFFGVGYLTKVVIIFWVAAWPILLSTASGVKYVDPILVKYGRSLALSDWQIFVRIVAPSAIPSIIAGMRLAATYSFLVLVASEQVGASSGLGYLVENAQYILGIHMLYVAVLTLVAFGFLANQSLVLLERRLTRWKSESSGRPV; translated from the coding sequence TTGTTTCTCTCGATCTGGGAGTTGGCGCCGCGGCTCGGCGTCATCAATCGCGACTTCCTTCCGCCGCTTTCGGAAGTCCTCTGGCAAGGCTATCTCTTCGCCGCCGACGGCAAGCTGCTCCCGCACATCACCGTCAGTCTCGGACGTGCAGTAGGAGGTTTCGCGCTGGGGGTCGTGATAGCGGTTCCGCTCGGGGTGCTGCTGGGCTGGTACTCCGGCTTCGAGCGGTATGTTAATCCCCTGCTCCAATTTCTCCGGCAGTTCAACTCCATCTCGCTTCTGCCCGTGTTTATCCTTTTCTTCGGCGTGGGTTATCTGACCAAGGTCGTCATTATTTTCTGGGTCGCGGCGTGGCCGATTCTTCTCAGCACGGCGAGCGGCGTAAAATACGTAGATCCGATCCTCGTAAAATACGGGCGCTCGCTCGCTCTCTCCGATTGGCAGATCTTCGTCAGGATCGTAGCGCCGTCGGCGATACCGTCGATCATCGCAGGCATGCGTCTCGCGGCAACATATTCTTTTCTCGTCCTGGTGGCCTCCGAGCAAGTGGGAGCGAGCAGTGGGCTCGGATATCTCGTCGAGAATGCGCAATATATTCTCGGCATTCACATGCTCTATGTGGCGGTGCTAACGCTCGTCGCGTTCGGGTTCCTAGCCAATCAATCTCTGGTCTTGCTCGAGCGCCGGTTGACGCGCTGGAAATCTGAGAGCAGCGGCCGGCCCGTTTGA
- a CDS encoding ABC transporter ATP-binding protein, whose translation MTANRAPKIRVRDLRKDFPARDAKGRVTGAFTAIDGVSLDIAEGEFVAVVGPSGCGKSTLLDLLGGLSAPTAGAILLDGEPIRGTSLDRGVVFQQYALFPWLTALENVAFSLQGKISSKDERRDVARKHLALVGLQEFGERYPHQLSGGMKQRVALARSLAHDPSILLMDEPFAALDAQTRELLQAELLRIWEQSRKTIVFITHGIDEAIYLGQKIAIMTSRPGRIKQILINPLAGRTQVDDIRGSPEFARLRHEVWSLLRDEINQAAALELAAT comes from the coding sequence ATGACTGCCAACCGAGCGCCGAAAATCAGAGTGCGTGACCTACGAAAGGACTTTCCTGCCCGGGACGCGAAAGGACGGGTGACAGGTGCTTTCACGGCGATCGACGGCGTGAGTCTCGACATCGCCGAAGGAGAGTTTGTCGCGGTCGTCGGGCCCAGTGGCTGCGGGAAGTCGACGCTCCTCGACTTGCTCGGCGGGCTGTCCGCGCCGACAGCGGGGGCAATACTGTTAGACGGGGAACCAATCAGAGGCACGTCGCTCGATCGCGGCGTCGTGTTCCAGCAGTATGCGCTTTTCCCTTGGCTGACGGCCTTGGAAAATGTCGCCTTCTCGCTCCAAGGAAAAATAAGCTCGAAGGACGAAAGACGCGACGTCGCGCGGAAACACCTCGCACTAGTGGGATTGCAGGAGTTCGGAGAACGTTATCCTCATCAATTGTCGGGCGGCATGAAGCAACGTGTCGCGCTCGCCCGCAGTCTCGCGCACGATCCCAGCATTCTTCTGATGGACGAGCCCTTCGCCGCATTGGACGCTCAAACTCGGGAGTTGTTGCAGGCCGAATTGCTTCGCATCTGGGAGCAATCCCGAAAGACGATCGTCTTTATCACTCATGGAATCGATGAAGCGATCTATCTCGGTCAGAAGATCGCGATCATGACCTCGCGACCCGGCAGGATAAAACAGATCCTGATCAATCCTCTCGCTGGACGCACTCAAGTCGACGACATTCGTGGTTCGCCGGAATTCGCTCGCCTGCGCCATGAGGTGTGGAGCCTGCTGCGAGACGAAATCAACCAGGCCGCCGCTCTCGAATTGGCCGCCACTTGA